Below is a genomic region from Corvus hawaiiensis isolate bCorHaw1 chromosome 24, bCorHaw1.pri.cur, whole genome shotgun sequence.
GCTGCCCTCGTCACCCTCCTTCCTTTCATTAATTCCCTACTGGTTTGGGGTGCCGGGAAGAGCCCTGGGGTGCTGGGATGAGCCCCACAGGAGCTTTGCAGCACCCTAGGGTCACTCAGCCCGGCTGAACCAGCCAaaccagcctggcctgggcaggTATGTCCTGGGAGAAATCTCCTGAGCAGGGATATCCGCACACCTGGGCAGCTCCAAATCCCTTATGTAAACGCGGCCCTGGCGGGTTTCTGGGAGGCCGGGAAAAGGAGGAGCCCGGTGGTGATGCAATAGGAGAGTTGGGCAAAGAGCTGCCCTGTCCGAGCCCTCGGAGCCCAGAGTGCTCCAGCGCTGCTCCCGGAGGGAAATGGCCCGTGGGGAGAGCGGGAGTGAGAGTGGGACTGGGAgtgggaacaggactgggaGTGAGTatgggactgggactgggaacaGGACTGGGAGTGAGTACGGGACTGGGAACAggactgggactgggaacaggactgggagtgggaacaggactgggaGTGAGTATGGGAGTGGGAACGGGACTGGGAGTGGGAACGGGACTGGCAGTGGGAACGGGACTGGCAGTGAGTACGGGACTGGGAGTGAGTACAGGACTGGGAGTGAGTAcgggactgggaatggggactgggactgggaacaGGACTGGGAGTGAGTACAGGACTGGGAACAGGACTGGGAGTGGGAACAGGACTGAGAGTGAGTATGGGACTGGGAacgggactgggactgggaacgggactgggactgggaacaggactgggaacgggactgggactgggaacGGGACTGGGAGTGGGGACTGGGTGTGGGAACAGAACTGGGAGTGGGACTGGCAGTGAGTACGGGACTGTCAGTGAGTACAGGACTGGGactgggagtgggaatgggactGAGAGTGAGTACGGGAGtggggatgggactgggagtgggaacaggactgggaGGGAGTacgggactgggactgggattgggagTGGGAACGGGactgggagtgggaatgggatcaggatcagggcTTTTGCTGGAGGTGGTggaggggacagggtgggaatgtgggaatgtgcCCCATTGCTGGGGTGACCCTGCACGCTTCCCTCATTCCTTACGTTCAGAAACTCCTGGAATTTTCTCAGCGCTGGCTCTCCTTGTGGGAGATGGGGAGTTGTTGGTGCTTCCTGACTGTCCCTTCTTCCAGACGTTGTATTTCCTTGGGATCCagccaggagaggctgggataATGGTGCAGGAGCAGTCCCAGATTTCCCTGGGATCTGGCTCATCCAGCCCTGGTTAATCATTACGGGGACACTGGTGCTGCCATCCCCCCCCATCAGCCCCCAGGATGGGGATGGTTTAAATTCATTGGAATCAATAAGTCCCCGGCTCTGGCCTGGAACTGGGTGGGAGAGGAGATTCTGGGAAGGCAGCGGGCTCCAAGGGGTGCAGCGGTGTgggatattttaatttaattatctCTTTATCACTTAATTAGCATTGACTGTGCTGGCTTGTTCTGCGGTGCCCGTGgggctccccagcccctgtcAGAATTCCTTGCCTTTCCAGGGGTGCTCACTGCTcccattccctctctccctgcagagGATGTCTCTGGGGAGTCTGGGGGCCTCGGGGGGGTCGTCAGCaccatctccagcagcaggagccccctgcagccccccgaCGCCGACGAGGGGGAGCCGTTCAGCACCTACTTTGACAGCAAGATCCCGATCCCCGAGGATGAGACGGTGAGTGGGAAAACCCCGCTGGAAAAATCTGCCTCAGACACCCCCCCTGAGTCATTCCCATGGGCACCAGttccccttccagcctggaCTGGGAAGGGGGACTGGGAGATGGCAATTTGGGAGAGAAGTGGTGGGGGGGTCTCCTGGACTGGGAAGTGGGACCTGGAGATGGGGAtttgggagggaagagggggaggggTCTCCTGTGGTCTGGGGGGATGTGAGGCCTGTGTTAATGATTGATCCCATGGGATTTGGCTCCTGCTTGGAGCAGtcaaagagcagggaaaggccTTGTTATCCCTCAGGGAGGGCCCTGGGCTCTTTGTTCCCTTATcagggagcaggagcttggctggcCTCGTGACACCGTCCCCTTGTTCCCTCCCGGGGCCAGGGGTGCCTCTTGCCCGTGGCTGAAGCCCCCAGTTTGAGCTGCCAGCGAAGGAGGatccctcctccccctgggATTCCATGAGCATGGAACGCTTGCCCGTCCCAGAGCCTGGGCCTGAACCCCTCAGACTGGGACCACAGATCCAGGCTTTGGGGTGGGATTGAGGAACAGGCAGGATTTTTAGGATGAGATTAGGGAATAGTTTGGTTTTACAGCCCCGAAGAGTTTAGGATGGGCTTAAGGCTCAGGCTGAGCCTGACCTGTGGTGTCAATGGGGGAATTAACCCATTCCCTGCCGTGTCCGTCCTCTCCCGCAGCATTCCTGCTTCAGCTTCCGCAAGCTGTGGGCGTTCACGGGGCCGGGCTTCCTGATGAGCATCGCCTACCTCGACCCCGGCAACATCGAGTCTGACCTGCAGTCCGGGGCCGTCGCGGGCTTCAAGGTGGGTGCAGGGCGAGACACGTCCCGTGGggagggtgggacagggggctgctgctgctgggagcaccGCGGAGAcgaggggcagcaggaggggctcGGATGCTGCCTTTATGTCCCTTGGCATCCATCCCACGCCAGCTCTGGGCACGGGACCGCCGCAAAAACGTCAATAATGTGGATTTTTCAACACTTTGATAATCTGGATTTTCAACCAgtgctgtggggtttggggagaCCAGGGGCCTTGTGGGTGGCTGTggctccccgtgtccccccaccCACTGGTGTCCTCgtgtcctgcagctcctgtgggtGCTCATGCTGGCCACGATCAtcgggctgctgctgcagcggCTGGCAGCGCGGCTGGGCGTGGTCACGGGGCTGCACCTGGCCGAGGTCTGCCACCGCCAGTACCAGAAGGTGGGTCCTGAGGGGTGCCAcgggggctggggtgggtgggtgaCACTCCCCCGGGTTCTGAAGGGTGCCAtgggggctggggtgggtgggtgaCACTCCCCTGGGTGTCCCAATGTCCTTGGTGGTGCCATGAGGACTCGTTAGGAGCCTGGGCTGTTAATGGGGCACTTGGGGTGTGTTTTGGGGTCCCTTGGTGCTGTCCTGGCTTGGGAAACACGAGGAGGGAGTGGGGGGATGTTGCCATTTGCCAGTCAGGAATAAAATCTGGGATTtcagctccctccctgcacaGGAATGCTAAAATAATCCCAAGGAATTATGAGGAGAGAAACAGCCCTTTAGGTCAAAACCGTTTCTTGGTTGTTCCATCACCTGGTTGGGAATTCCTTGGGCTTATGTAAGGAAGATCTGCTGACGAtgagcggggctgggctgggcaggggctgtggggacactggggacgtTCATCCCTGTGcgctgggaagggctgtgagGACATTTGGGATGTCCCGTCCCTGTGCACTCGGGTGTTGCTCATCCAGCTCCTGACACCGTGTCACTGCTGTGACCTGGGACATCTCCCCACGCTCATTCCCAGTTTATCCACACATGGAAACACCACATTTCACTCTTGCAATCGGCTCCTGTAGCCAGGGCAGGAGCCGAGGTGACATCAGTGACCCAGATCCTCCCCAGGATTGccacaggagctgggatttcagctccagagcagccaTAACCAGGCCAGGGAGAGGATCCCATTCCTGCATGCGGGATCACCACAGCCCCATGGCAGAAGGGATTTTGCCCTGGTTTTCATGGCTCTGGGTGTTCCTTTCCCCCCCCAGTTCCCTCGGATCATCCTGTGGCTGATGGTGGAACTCGCCATCATCGGCTCCGACATGCAGGAGGTCATCGGTTCAGCCATCGCCATCAACCTGCTCTCCATGGGGAAGTGAGTTGGGTTGGTGTTGGAAacgagggaggaagggaaaccCTGCACCAAAAACTCCGTTACTTCCCATCaatgctcccagagcagcaccgGGGATGTGACTCACCCCggctggctgagctccagcGCTGGATTTCGACTGTGGGGCACCCACAGAGTCTGGGGTTGTTTTTAGCTCTGGCTGATAGAAAACTTGGGGTGCAGcttcctgcccagctccacaTTCCATATAGGATTCCTGGGAAGGCGTCCtttgggctggggagggcaggaaatGGAACCAGACCAGGCAGGCATGGGGTGTCCCATGGATTCAGGCATTCCTgaggcaggacacagccccGTGGTCCCTCAGACCCCCCCTCAGAACCCCCCAGACATACAGCTCCATCCCAAAAAAGCCCTAAATAACAGGGATTTGGAGCTCTGGGTGGGCACTGACCCCGCTCTCGCCCGCAGGATCCCGCTCTGGGGGGGAGTGCTCATCACCATCGCTGACACCTTCGTTTTCCTCTTCCTCGACAAATACGGTAATTTCTCCCTCGGAATTCCGGGAGCTAAAGCTGGGATGGAGCGAGTCTCGGGCTGCTGACAATGGGCCTGTTCCTCCTGGCAGGCCTGCGGAAGCTGGAGGCGTTTTTTGGGCTCCTGATCACCATCATGGCCCTGACCTTCGGATATGAGGTACCCCTGCCCCCAGgagacactgaggggctggagcgtgtccggagctgggaatggagctggggaaggggctggagcaccgggagaggctgagggggctgagggggctcagcctggagcaaaggaggctcaggggggaccttgtggcttcCCACACCTgcctgacaggaggggacagccaggggggggtcaggctctgctcccaggtgacaggatgagaggaaatgtcCTCCTAGGGgatgtttaggttggatattggggagaattccttcctggaaagggctggCACACTGGGAcaagctgccctgggcagggagggaatcCCAATCCCTGGggaatttaaaagctgtgtggatgtggcacttggggacacagtcagtggtggccttggcagtgctgaacCCGATGAtcccagaggcttttccaaccttaacaattccacGATTCGACGCTGCGATCCCACTCCTGAGCTGAAACAGCCCCGAACGCAAGGACGGACGCTTAAAATCAACACAATCTGAGTCCTCCTCACGATTTCGCTCGGGAGCAGCCACCGTCCCTATggcaccccaaaattccctgttttcctctccccccttgCCCAGTACATCACAGTGAAGCCCAaccaggagaagctgctgcaggggctgttCATCCCCTACTGCCGGGACTGCGGCACGCCGCAGCTGGAGCAGGCCGTGGGCATCGTGGGTGCCGTCATCATGCCCCACAACATGTACCTGCACTCTGCCCTCGTCAAGGTGAGCGCCCACGCCACGGGGGGAACCCTGGGGCGATGCCTTTTTATGAGTCAGGCACCAGTAGGGTGATAAAAGGGCACCTTTCCACGAGGATCCTCAGGTGCACGGATCCGTCAGGAAGAAAAAGCCGGAGCTGTGCACCCGGTTTTTATAGATTCTGTGGGTCAGATTATATAGGTTATAGATTCCTGTCTGGCAGGAGCCTCCCAGTGAGGAACCCCCCTGGTGAAGTGATTCCCCCCAGTTCTAGCACTTTCTAGATTCTCCCCCCTTAAGATGAGATCCGGGCCTTGCTTACAAAAGCGTGTCCTAGAAAGCTGGTTTCAGGCTTGGTTTCTAAGGAGAGCCAAGACAGCACCAAGACAGCACAGGGATCCTGGAATTTGTTCTGTCTTTCTGCCTAGGAAAATGTCGAAACTAAGCTAAAATGTGAAGCTACAAAGCTGCAAGTAGATGTGTAAAGGATAGAGAGAAAAtatcaaagagaaaaagcaaaaaaaggcaTCAGGGGCACGGAAACGCCCTCAGAGGAGCCTGGGACGCGTGGCTGGTGTGGGGCCCAAGGGTGTCCTGGCCACCCAGTGATCCGTGTGCTGTCGTCCCTGCAGTCAGCTCTGATTGCAGGGACTAACAGCGAAttcctgtgtcccctctgtgcccctGGCCCCGTCCCCCCCAGTCCCGGCAGGTGAACCGCGCCGACAAGCGCGAGGTGCGAGAGGCCAACAAGTATTTCTTCATCGAGTCGTGCATCGCGCTCTTCGTCTCCTTCATCATCAACATCTTCGTGGTGACCGTCTTTGCCGAGGCCTTCTTCAACAAGACCAATGCCGACGTGGTAAGAGGGACTGGGACCAGTGGGATGGACTGGGACtgactgggagctgcagcagggatggagggatgagggCAGTGCCCacccccctgtgctgggcactgctgaggtcaAACCCTCAAtcctggggtcagttttgggtgtccttgaggggctggagtgtccccagagctggggaagggactggagcaccaggagaggctgagggggctcagcctggagcaaaggaggctcaggggggaccttgtggctcccCACACCTGCCCAACAAGaggggggcagccaggtgggggtcaggctctgctcccaggggacAGAGTGAGACAAAAAGGCttccaggggaggtttgggttggattttagggaaaattccttcatgaAAAAGGCTGCTCAGGCCAGggctggagtccccatccctggggggatttaacagctgtgcagatgtggcacttggggacgtgatcagtggtggccttggcaatGCTGAGATCGCTGCTGGACCCAGTGATCCCAGAGGCTTTTCCATCCCGACCCATTCCCTTATTCCCACCCTTCCGTGCCCTTGCAGTACCAGGTCTGTGCCAATTCCAGCAGCCCCCACTCCTCGCTCTTCCCCAACAACAACCAGACACTGGAGGTGGACATCTACAAgggggtgagtgtccctggggAGGACAGCTTGGGCGCCGTCCTGTGGCCTTctctggtgtccccaggggttGCAGCCACGTCTGGGGCAGCTGGTGACCCtgtggggtgtccccagggtgcgGGCAGCCCAGTGACCCtgtggggtgtccccagggtgggggCAGCCCAGTGACCCtgtggggtgtccccagggtagGGACAGCCAGGTCTGGGACAGCCCAGTGACCCTGTGTGGTGTCCTCAGGGTGGGGGCAGCCAGGtctggtggcagctgctgcttctgggtAAACTGGGAGCCCTGGGGACTGGGACCAGTAAAGGGATCCCCGAAAACAGAGTGGGGCTGAGAAGCTCCCTTGAGCCCCCTTCTTACTGAGGACTTGCTCCTGGGCATTCCTCCTGCTCGTGCCCGCCCTGGGTGGCCCCGGGCTGACAGAGCTGTGCCCTCCCCGTTGCAGGGCGTTGTCCTGGGGTGCTACTTCGGCCCTGCTGCCCTCTACATCTGGGCCATTGGGATCCTGGCGGCCGGGCAGAGCTCCACCATGACGGGCACCTACTCGGGCCAGTTCGTCATGGAGGTAACGCAGTTCCTGCTCCTCACTGCTTACTCCCCCCTTACCTCCTGCTCCTTACTCTGTGTTCCAGGCTCCTTACTCCCTGTAGTCCTTATTCCTTACTTCACACTCCTTACTCCTTAATCCGTACTCCATACCCCTCACTCAGTACTCCTTGCTCCACATCCCTTACTCATCTGCTCCTTGCTCTGTCCTTCATACTCAGTGCTCCTCACTCTTCACTGTACTCCTTACTCCTTGTAGTTCTTATTCCTTACTCCTTACTCCTTAATCCGTACTCCATACTCCTCACTCCATACTCCTCACTCAGTACTCCTTGCTCCACATCCCTTACTCATCTGCTCCTTACTCTGCATTTCATACTCAGTGCTCCTCTTCACTCCATACTCCTGACTCTCTACTTCTCACTCCATTCTCCTTGCTCTGTATTCTGTCCTCCTTACTCATTACTCCTCTGTACTCCTTACTTACTCCTCACCCTGTACTCCTCACTCCCTACTCCCTCCTTGCCATCTCAGCCTCACTGCTTCATCCCCCCCCAGGGCTTCCTGAACCTGCACTGCTCTGGTACTACTCACACCATACTCACTCCTTACTCACTCCCCCCCCCGTGCTCCCCCAGGGCTTCCTGAACCTGCGCTGGTCCCGCTTCGCCCGGGTGCTGCTCACGCGCTCCATCGCCGTCACCCCCACCCTCTTCGTCGCCATCTTCCAGGACGTCGAGCACCTCACGGGCATGAACGACTTCCTGAACGTCCTCATGAGCCTCCAGGTGAGCGGGGGCAGCCggcccctcccagcccagggctgttCATGGCCAGCTGGGATCCggcccctcccagcccagggctgttCGTGGCCAGCTGGGATCCAGCCCCTGTTGGTGGCCAGGTGGGAtccagtccctcccagcccagggctgttC
It encodes:
- the SLC11A2 gene encoding natural resistance-associated macrophage protein 2 isoform X3 — protein: MARGESGSESGTGSGNRTGKDVSGESGGLGGVVSTISSSRSPLQPPDADEGEPFSTYFDSKIPIPEDETHSCFSFRKLWAFTGPGFLMSIAYLDPGNIESDLQSGAVAGFKLLWVLMLATIIGLLLQRLAARLGVVTGLHLAEVCHRQYQKFPRIILWLMVELAIIGSDMQEVIGSAIAINLLSMGKIPLWGGVLITIADTFVFLFLDKYGLRKLEAFFGLLITIMALTFGYEYITVKPNQEKLLQGLFIPYCRDCGTPQLEQAVGIVGAVIMPHNMYLHSALVKSRQVNRADKREVREANKYFFIESCIALFVSFIINIFVVTVFAEAFFNKTNADVYQVCANSSSPHSSLFPNNNQTLEVDIYKGGVVLGCYFGPAALYIWAIGILAAGQSSTMTGTYSGQFVMEGFLNLRWSRFARVLLTRSIAVTPTLFVAIFQDVEHLTGMNDFLNVLMSLQLPFALIPVLTFTSLPSVMHDFANGLFWRVAGGLLILLICAINMYFVVAYVMALNHLGLYIGAAVLSVVYLSFVAYLTWLCLIALGASFLACGNTGRLGFAARPELFLLGHVDSNTSVTR
- the SLC11A2 gene encoding natural resistance-associated macrophage protein 2 isoform X2 — protein: MPTKPTPGCELANVSNIKQLPEHRKGCTMGNSDMERKASYEDVSGESGGLGGVVSTISSSRSPLQPPDADEGEPFSTYFDSKIPIPEDETHSCFSFRKLWAFTGPGFLMSIAYLDPGNIESDLQSGAVAGFKLLWVLMLATIIGLLLQRLAARLGVVTGLHLAEVCHRQYQKFPRIILWLMVELAIIGSDMQEVIGSAIAINLLSMGKIPLWGGVLITIADTFVFLFLDKYGLRKLEAFFGLLITIMALTFGYEYITVKPNQEKLLQGLFIPYCRDCGTPQLEQAVGIVGAVIMPHNMYLHSALVKSRQVNRADKREVREANKYFFIESCIALFVSFIINIFVVTVFAEAFFNKTNADVYQVCANSSSPHSSLFPNNNQTLEVDIYKGGVVLGCYFGPAALYIWAIGILAAGQSSTMTGTYSGQFVMEGFLNLRWSRFARVLLTRSIAVTPTLFVAIFQDVEHLTGMNDFLNVLMSLQLPFALIPVLTFTSLPSVMHDFANGLFWRVAGGLLILLICAINMYFVVAYVMALNHLGLYIGAAVLSVVYLSFVAYLTWLCLIALGASFLACGNTVSVTRTLHPEQPPSHPPK
- the SLC11A2 gene encoding natural resistance-associated macrophage protein 2 isoform X1 — encoded protein: MPTKPTPGCELANVSNIKQLPEHRKGCTMGNSDMERKASYEDVSGESGGLGGVVSTISSSRSPLQPPDADEGEPFSTYFDSKIPIPEDETHSCFSFRKLWAFTGPGFLMSIAYLDPGNIESDLQSGAVAGFKLLWVLMLATIIGLLLQRLAARLGVVTGLHLAEVCHRQYQKFPRIILWLMVELAIIGSDMQEVIGSAIAINLLSMGKIPLWGGVLITIADTFVFLFLDKYGLRKLEAFFGLLITIMALTFGYEYITVKPNQEKLLQGLFIPYCRDCGTPQLEQAVGIVGAVIMPHNMYLHSALVKSRQVNRADKREVREANKYFFIESCIALFVSFIINIFVVTVFAEAFFNKTNADVYQVCANSSSPHSSLFPNNNQTLEVDIYKGGVVLGCYFGPAALYIWAIGILAAGQSSTMTGTYSGQFVMEGFLNLRWSRFARVLLTRSIAVTPTLFVAIFQDVEHLTGMNDFLNVLMSLQLPFALIPVLTFTSLPSVMHDFANGLFWRVAGGLLILLICAINMYFVVAYVMALNHLGLYIGAAVLSVVYLSFVAYLTWLCLIALGASFLACGNTGRLGFAARPELFLLGHVDSNTSVTR
- the SLC11A2 gene encoding natural resistance-associated macrophage protein 2 isoform X4, with the protein product MGNSDMERKASYEDVSGESGGLGGVVSTISSSRSPLQPPDADEGEPFSTYFDSKIPIPEDETHSCFSFRKLWAFTGPGFLMSIAYLDPGNIESDLQSGAVAGFKLLWVLMLATIIGLLLQRLAARLGVVTGLHLAEVCHRQYQKFPRIILWLMVELAIIGSDMQEVIGSAIAINLLSMGKIPLWGGVLITIADTFVFLFLDKYGLRKLEAFFGLLITIMALTFGYEYITVKPNQEKLLQGLFIPYCRDCGTPQLEQAVGIVGAVIMPHNMYLHSALVKSRQVNRADKREVREANKYFFIESCIALFVSFIINIFVVTVFAEAFFNKTNADVYQVCANSSSPHSSLFPNNNQTLEVDIYKGGVVLGCYFGPAALYIWAIGILAAGQSSTMTGTYSGQFVMEGFLNLRWSRFARVLLTRSIAVTPTLFVAIFQDVEHLTGMNDFLNVLMSLQLPFALIPVLTFTSLPSVMHDFANGLFWRVAGGLLILLICAINMYFVVAYVMALNHLGLYIGAAVLSVVYLSFVAYLTWLCLIALGASFLACGNTGRLGFAARPELFLLGHVDSNTSVTR